The following are encoded together in the Cryptococcus neoformans var. neoformans JEC21 chromosome 9 sequence genome:
- a CDS encoding protein kinase, putative, with product MSRPLPHPPGHEASSSGPHLPRDASRNSIHAYPTSPLASAPYSAQLPGSAQPHPSSIDRRTLVGVGELSTPRWPGSGVHNRAPSMPHNMGSPSRLPPRPQTPTTVQQGDHSTVRPRPTSATQSPPRPRDTRSPATQRETLTAPNTAAHDGSLYSLASLAQFNFDSSMEASLAASLATLTSPKMDSPKMSSSDSSKMDSPKMDSPKSPVLPRLESILPPSPGSARSRIYARRQERANAAASISQLPGPSQSLQPPQTLQPLKPPPPPGFADSQTFSQRASRDSRKTPPNPSRHNPSHDILKQFAVKDFSHLPPSPSSASINQFLRASGSTQNISSGTPPGSASASNAYFPSKGVQREDSQKSQKSQKQQRTTPKPKELDPNVDEALRKLDGLTGTPGKNKAKGKSSGGPSAASSRPGTPVAESKSRSEGKIPSKPSIGSFKDATGSPLSNWIDLTEDLPAIPIPRARIPPNRESSSSASVTGTPNSHDSQSLPTTATTMSSADLASSSNKPRRASGGSDTFAAQAGVHVDQPEETEKSVPPVPPLPQVYVNKKQSMPAQSSAMRPPSYVPMREPSPEPPAVSSPFEPGSPSTTAPVPVPAQPKMHKKWSFSSALNLKSAASSASSVDEMRMTTPQSPQTPWSEIHRAELFSPSSSVHGKESAGGDSGPQGATPLAPPSSKASNVNKRLTPSSIPFFRRSSSSSFQSKASQSVAPLPVPLPETPKQTEKTAAVPSSQSRKSVLGMHFPSMLRGSSSKRGLAQQTSQSQVSAKGKEEVKPTSAPSASATSGWTGRKRGKTLSISGDLPNPFPGLKHQSSADSSFGTRGSAVSSNSDATTISGSNTFDRLPAIMGSPARPPEGARYSNSPRNLPSTTPTKIPRMTQRPAPSPATVTAHSGMPPPPFPTTRKISNTVSGAGEQQQRGGPPVSEFGMVDGIPHMPTTPRLTTSGAHRAHLLAPMSARQETRRVNNRPFDPPPRSKEAYTGAVPPSRRHLPQPPPASTVTSMTLSASAKRASREFKNKRRESKDGQDGSSSGKNSPVKPSKSMHSSMAVPSSSRLPSSYSAGTPGSNYRKLSLADSSPSMSPADDDEASGDAEMEAYIKRRRERAAANKKDDLSDVTEFPRDITPVEPLSQRAFITRNLAKMSDAERKEVLDFDYIYYSPTPGTIRRPSQPGGAMFNHGYDDERGDYLVVEGDHLCYRYEVVGILGKGSFGQVVQCRDHKTGKSVAVKIIRNKKRFHTQALVEVKILQQLIEWDPEDKHFMVRMTDSFSFRNHLCIVTELLSINLYELIKANHFAGFSTVLIRRFTTQMLGSLQLMRSHRIVHCDLKPENILLCHPSKSAIKVIDFGSSCLETEKVYTYIQSRFYRSPEVILGMNYAMAIDMWSLGCILAELYTGVPIFPGENEHEQLACIMEVLGVPDRYLIEKASRRKNFFDATGAPRPFVNAKGRRRRPGSKTLAGVLKCDDELFVDFIARCLTWDPDKRLKPQPAMRHPWILAGRRRYAPTPSRDEKRATTTERSSRLFGTSHTSTRISSKNLSELSTSSMKDKDKSKLLISSPVPLAPAKHPYHASTASTSRIGQAMSSSRLAHQTSARSGSLTTSKLSIG from the exons ATGTCCAGGCCGCTGCCGCATCCGCCAGGCCACGAAGCGTCTTCCAGCGGCCCGCACTTGCCGCGCGACGCCAGCCGCAACTC CATCCATGCCTATCCCACCTCTCCGCTTGCGTCCGCCCCGTACTCTGCCCAGCTGCCCGGCTCCGCCCAGCCCCACCCTTCGAGCATCGACCGCCGCACCTTGGTGGGCGTCGGCGAGCTTTCCACTCCGCGATGGCCTGGTTCCGGCGTCCACAATCGTGCTCCCAGTATGCCGCATAATATGGGCAGCCCCTCGCGTCTACCGCCCCGGCCGCAGACGCCCACAACGGTCCAGCAAGGGGACCATTCGACGGTACGTCCGAGGCCTACCTCGGCGACACAGTCGCCTCCCCGTCCGCGCGACACAAGATCGCCAGCCACACAGCGTGAGACTCTTACAGCACCAAACACTGCCGCCCACGATGGATCACTCTATTCGCTCGCTTCCCTGGCGCAATTCAACTTTGACTCGTCAATGGAAGCATCACTAGCCGCCTCTCTTGCGACATTGACGTCTCCAAAGATGGACTCGCCAAAGATGAGCTCGTCGGACTCGTCAAAGATGGACTCGCCAAAGATGGACTCGCCAAAGAGCCCAGTCTTACCCCGACTAGAATCCATACTCCCTCCTTCGCCGGGGAGTGCTCGTTCGCGGATATACGCTCGTCGTCAGGAACGAGCCAATGCAGCAGCCAGCATTTCTCAACTTCCGGgtccttctcaatctctccAGCCACCTCAAACACTTCAACCACTCAAgccacctccacccccaGGCTTTGCCGATTCCCAGACATTTTCACAGCGCGCGAGTCGTGATAGCAGAAAAACCCCTCCAAACCCCTCGCGCCACAACCCTTCCCACGACATCCTCAAGCAATTCGCCGTCAAGGACTTTTCGCACCTTCCACCTAGTCCATCATCTGCCTCAATCAATCAGTTCCTCCGCGCAAGTGGCTCCACCCAAAATATCTCTTCCGGCACTCCTCCCGGCAGCGCGTCCGCCTCAAACGCCTACTTTCCATCCAAAGGCGTTCAGCGTGAAGACTCTCAAAAATCGCAAAAGTCCCAAAAACAGCAACGGACAACGCCAAAACCGAAAGAGCTGGATCCGAATGTCGACGAGGCGCTGAGGAAACTCGATGGGCTTACCGGCACCCCCGGAAAGAACAAGGCAAAGGGGAAATCATCAGGCGGTCCCTCTGCTGCCAGTTCACGCCCTGGTACCCCTGTTGCCGAAAGCAAGAGCAGGTctgaaggcaagatccCTTCTAAACCAAGTATTGGCTCCTTCAAGGACGCTACGGGTTCCCCACTCAGTAACTGGATTGACTTGACTGAAGATCTCCCCGCCATTCCTATTCCACGCGCACGTATCCCGCCCAATCGCgagtcctcttcctctgcgaGCGTAACCGGTACGCCCAATTCGCACGACTCACAGTCCTTGCCCACTACAGCGACGACCATGTCTTCCGCCGATTTGgcgagcagcagcaacaagccGCGACGGGCCAGTGGAGGGAGTGATACGTTTGCAGCACAGGCCGGAGTCCATGTAGACCAGCCCGaagagacggagaagagTGTTCCGCCGGTACCCCCGCTTCCCCAGGTGTACGTCAACAAGAAGCAGAGCATGCCCGCACAGTCTAGCGCCATGCGACCGCCCAGCTACGTGCCCATGCGTGAACCTTCACCCGAGCCGCCTGCTGTATCTTCACCTTTTGAACCCGGATCACCATCGACTACCGCACCCGTGCCCGTGCCCGCCCAACCAAAGATGCACAAAAAGtggtccttctcctcggcgCTCAACCTCAAATCGGCGGCATCGTCTGCATCCTCGGTGGACGAGATGAGAATGACGACACCGCAAAGTCCCCAGACGCCATGGTCTGAAATCCATCGCGCCGAACTCTTCTCCCCGAGCTCTAGTGTTCACGGCAAAGAGTCGGCAGGTGGTGATTCCGGTCCGCAGGGTGCAACACCTCTCGCACCGCCTTCATCAAAGGCTTCCAACGTCAACAAACGCCTCACGCCTTCTTCgatccccttcttccgccgatcctcatcctcttcattccaAAGCAAGGCTAGTCAATCGGTAGCGCCTCTGCCCGTGCCGTTGCCCGAGACGCCCAAACAGACTGAGAAGACGGCCGCCGTCCCAAGCTCCCAGTCGCGCAAGTCGGTGCTGGGGATGCATTTCCCGTCCATGCTTAGAGGAAGCTCGTCAAAACGCGGTCTGGCGCAGCAAACGAGTCAATCCCAAGTTTCTgcaaagggaaaggaagaggtcaaGCCTACAAGTGCGCCGAGCGCGAGCGCGACGTCGGGGTGGACTGGCCGGAAACGTGGAAAG ACACTCTCCATATCTGGAGATCTTCCAAACCCATTCCCAGGCCTCAAGCACCAGTCTTCAGCGGACAGCTCCTTTGGAACCCGTGGTTCAGCGGTTTCAAGCAATAGCGATGCGACGACCATCAGCGGCAGCAACACATTTGACCGTTTGCCTGCGATAATGGGCTCGCCTGCTCGACCTCCGGAAGGTGCGAGGTACTCCAACTCTCCGAGAAACTTGCCTTCCACCACGCCTACCAAGATTCCTCGGATGACCCAACGCCCGGCTCCATCGCCGGCGACTGTGACCGCCCACAGCGGGATGCCGCCTCCCCCATTCCCTACGACCAGGAAAATCAGCAACACCGTATCGGGCGCAGGCGAGCAACAGCAGCGCGGCGGTCCTCCTGTATCAGAGTTTGGCATGGTCGACGGTATACCACATATGCCAACGACGCCTCGCCTGACTACTTCAGGTGCTCACCGAGCTCATTTGCTTGCTCCCATGTCGGCCCGACAAGAGACGCGTCGCGTGAACAATCGGCCTTTTGATCCGCCCCCACGCAGCAAAGAAGCGTACACCGGCGCCGTCCCGCCTTCGAGAAGGCACCTCCCTCAACCACCGCCCGCATCGACTGTCACCAGCATGACGCTTTCCGCCAGCGCCAAGCGCGCAAGCCGAGAGTTCAAGAACAAGCGGCGGGAATCCAAGGACGGACAGGACGGGTCCTCCTCTGGGAAAAACTCGCCTGTCAAGCCATCAAAATCTATGCACTCAAGCATGGCTGTGCCGAGCTCTTCCCGcctgccttcttcctatTCCGCTGGTACTCCCGGTTCGAATTACCGCAAGCTGTCTTTGGCCGACTCGTCGCCCTCGATGAGTCCCGcggacgatgatgaagctAGTGGAGatgcggagatggaggcTTATATCAAGAGGCGACGAGAGCGCGCAGCGGCGAATAAGAAGGATGACCTGTCGGATGTGACCGAGTTCCCGAGGGATATCACCCCTGTTGAGCCCCTCTCTCAGCGCGCGTTCATCACCAGGAACCTTGCAAAGATGTCTGACgcagaaaggaaggaggtgcTCGATTTCGACTATATCTATTACAGTCCCACCCCAGGTACGATCCGTCGGCCGTCTCAGCCGGGAGGAGCCATGTTCAATCACGgatatgatgatgagcgagGTGATTATCTCGTGGTGGAGGGTGATCATCTTTGTTATAGGTACGAAGTGGTAGGTATTCTAGGTAAAGGATCGTTTGGGCAGGTCGTCCAATGTCGGGACCATAAAACGGGCAAGTCGGTAGCAGTTAAAATCATTAGGAACAAGAAACGGTTCCATACTCAAGCGCTGGTGGAAGTCAAGATCTTGCAGCAGTTGATTGAATGG GACCCCGAAGACAAACATTTCATGGTCCGTATGACTGATAGCTTTTCTTTCCGCAACCATCTCTGTATCGTCACAGAGCTCTTGAGCATCAATCTTTACGAGCTTATCAAAGCAAACCACTTTGCCGGCTTTTCGACAGTGCTCATCAGGAGGTTTACCACCCAGATGCTGGGTTCCTTGCAGTTGATGAGATCACACAGGATCGTTCACTGTGACTTGAAGCCCGAAAATATCCTGCTCTGTCACCCCTCGAAGAGCGCGATCAAGGTGATTGATTTTGGAAGCAGTTGCTTGGAGACAGAGAAGG TTTACACTTATATACAATCCCGCTTCTATCGAAGTCCAGAAGTTATTCTCGGCATGAACTACGCCATGGCGATTGACATGTGGTCTCTAGG CTGCATTCTTGCCGAGCTCTATACAGGTGTTCCCATTTTCCCCGGGGAAAACGAACACGAGCAGCTGGCCTGTATCATGGAAGTCCTCGGTGTGCCCGATCGCTATTTGATTGAAAAGGCATCACGACGTAAAAACTTTTTCG ACGCTACCGGTGCACCTCGTCCTTTCGTCAATGCCAAGGGTCGACGACGACGTCCTGGATCCAAGACCCTAGCCGGCGTCCTCAAATGCGATGACGAGCTTTTCGTCGATTTCATTGCCCGCTGTCTCACTTGGGATCCCGATAAGCGCCTCAAACCTCAACCCGCTATGCGTCATCCTTGGATCCTGGCAGGGCGAAGGCGTTACGCGCCAACACCTAGCCGCGACGAAAAACGTGCCACTACTACTGAGCGATCTTCGCGATTGTTCGGGACCTCACATACGTCGACAAGAATCAGTTCGAAGAATCTCTCAGAATTATCAACTTCTAGCATGAAAGACAAGGATAAATCTAAACTCCTCATTTCCTCGCCGGTGCCTTTGGCGCCTGCAAAGCACCCATATCACGCCTCGACCGCTTCGACATCAAGGATTGGCCAAGCCATGAGCTCTTCAAGGCTTGCTCATCAAACTTCTGCCAGAAGTGGCTCTCTCACT ACCTCAAAACTCAGCATTGGCTAA
- a CDS encoding expressed protein has protein sequence MSRTQHPDLTYWQDTVERLTALCSRLQHPRQSTSETEIIDILNGLAVALRDESLRTPIGSLGLPDTLTELLQQAITVDLEEVVKQVGRVAANLAVENDFNRELLAKAGFIGHVLSPSVLDRNSSHPSDQALVASLYNLVVQGNSLCISVFQQENHLRCLCRLAVDHLQQVHKSNAVGTVDLTIAQWLWSILSVVINDNGDKDCKMSDQLPLLDLFKHFPYWTPPGSLSDFVIESGPEPPLNILLSSCQVIENILSDHSDILKQLIEDDDRLPKAAKHPLELVLDFVEFANLPLSWTNATTEQRDDGESASQEEDFDARKLFGEAKACLVNGIVSFSSESASSTLPLGFFWTRMRSWLDSDVSNRRDLVECALLSYGNSITGDTDAIEYLDGETTLLPRIKSLLKPDVPATTQHAVVGLLRNLSIPDQNKNVLYEAGVIDDLIGMGVWSENRDMLGSVQGGVVGIFKNLCRNQSDIASYIMASYKDDLISLCKRTNDQAIKFEGTRVFVNAARNLPKGMDSQGVNALCDERIVKLLVDMMLNASQYPLLENEAVLGLAFLSMFSSANALVMEELTAEREGGTGKTRLEQMVANKDLLKEGRENAEALLTLMRDRL, from the exons ATGTCTCGCACCCAGCATCCTGACCTGACCTACTGGCAGGACACAGTTGAACGCCTCACAGCCTTATGCAGTCGTCTGCAGCATCCACGTCAATCCACCTCCGAAACCGAAATCATCGACATCTTAAACGGCCTGGCCGTAGCCTTGCGCGACG AGTCTCTGAGGACTCCTATTGGATCTTTGGGACTACCAGATACACTTACCGAATTATTGCAACAAGCAATTACTGTtgatttggaagaagtggtCAAGCAGGTTGGTCGAGTGGCCGCGAATCTGGCAGTTGAGAATG ATTTCAACAGAGAGCTCCTAGCGAAGGCTGGCTTCATCGGCCAcgttctttctccctctgtCCTGGACCGTAATTCGTCCCATCCCAGCGATCAAGCCCTAGTAGCCAGTTTGTACAATTTGGTTGTACAAGGAAATA GTCTTTGCATCTCCGTTTTCCAGCAAGAAAACCACCTCCGGTGTTTGTGCCGCCTCGCTGttgatcatcttcaacaagTTCACAAATCAAACGCCGTGGGCACTGTGGACCTTACTATTGCACAATGGCTCTGGTCAATATTAAGTGTAGTGATCAACGATA ATGGTGACAAAGACTGCAAGATGTCAGACCAATTACCCCTCCTCGATCTTTTCAAACATTTTCCGTACTGGACTCCTCCCGGTTCATTATCGGATTTTGTGATAGAGAGTGGACCAGAACCCCCCTTGAAtattctcctttcctcttgcCAAGTCATAGAAAATATTCTTTCAGACCATTCAGATATATTGAAGCAACTTATagaagacgacgacagGTTGCCCAAAGCGGCCAAGCATCCTCTCGAGCTCGTCCTTGATTTTGTGGAATTCGCCAATCTGCCTCTAAGCTGGACAAACGCTACCACTGAACAACGCGATGATGGTGAAAGTGCTTctcaggaggaggattttGATGCAAGAAAATTGTTCGGAGAGGCAAAAGCTTGCCTTGTCAACGGAATTGTTTCATTTAGCAGCGAATCAGCATCCAGTACTCTTCCCTTGGGATTCTTCTGGACTCGTATGCGCAGCTGGCTTGACAGTGATGTGTCAAATAGAAGAGATCTGGTGGAGTGTGCACTGCTCAGCTATGGCAATAGCATCACTGGAG ATACCGACGCTATCGAGTATCTTGATGGCGAGACCACCTTGCTTCCCCGAATTAAATCGTTACTGAAACCAGACGTTCCGGCAACAACACAACATGCTGTTGTTGGCCTTCTAAGgaacctttccatccccGACCAGAATAAGAATGTTCTTTACGAAGCGGGAGTTATAGATGACTTGATAGGTATGGGCGTCTGGTCTGAGAACAGAGACATGTTAGGATCAGTACAAGGGGGCGTGGTAGGCATATTCAAGAACCTGTGTAGAAATCAAT CTGACATCGCATCTTACATTATGGCCTCCTATAAAGATGACTTGATTTCCCTGTGCAAACGTACAAACGACCAAGCGATCAAATTTGAGGGCACGCGCGTATTTGTCAATGCCGCCCGCAACCTTCCGAAGGGTATGGATTCTCAAGGCGTAAATGCCCTCTGCGATGAACGTATAGTCAAGCTATTGGTGGATATGATGTTAAATGCGTCCCAATACCCCTTGTTGGAGAATGAAGCGGTTCTGGGACTGGCTTTCTTGTCCATGTTCAGTTCAGCAAACGCATTAG TCATGGAGGAACTGACCGCtgagagagaaggtggGACAGGCAAGACACGCCTTGAACAGATGGTCGCAAACAAGGATCTGCTGAAAGAGGGTCGAGAAAATGCCGAGGCTTTATTGACTTTGATGCGTGATAGATTATAG